In Streptomyces sp. TLI_146, the genomic stretch CTGGCGCTGCTCGCGCCGATGCTCACCACCGCCACGGAACGGATCACCGCCGGGGTCGCGGTCCTGCTGGCCCTGGGCTTCCTGCCGGTGCTGCCGGCCGGGGCGCCGGTCCTGCTGGCCGCGCTCGCCGCACCCCTCGTGCTGTTCCTCAAGGGCCGCGCGGACGCCGCCAAGGGCCGCGAGAACACCATGAAGGGCCGGACCCAGTCCGTACCGGCCGACGGGAACTCCGGGAAGGGAGCGGGGCGTTGAACGTCTGGATCGCCATCGCCGCCACCGCCGTCGGCTGCTACCTGGTCAAGCTCCTCGGCCTCCTGGTCCCCGCCGGGGCCCTGGAGCGGCCCCTGGTGCGACGGCTCGCCGCGCTGCTGCCGGTCGCACTGCTGGCCGCCCTCACCGCCCAGCAGACCTTCAGCAGCGGCCAGCACCTGGTGCTGGACGCCCGAGGCGCAGGCCTCGCGGCGGCAGCCGTCGCCCTGATGCTGCGCGCCCCCTTCCTGGTGATCGTCGCCGCCGCCGTACTGGTGACGGCGGGAGTACGGGCCATGGGCGGCTGAGCGCCGCCTGGCAGCGCCTACGGAGGGCATCCGCCTGCCCCCGTACGGGAAAGGCGGTCCACCCTCCTCACAGGGAAGCTGCAACAGGAAGGCGGACCGCCTTTCCCGTACGGGACAGCGGAAGGCCCACCCCACGGGACGGACGCTCCGCTGTCGGGGCGCCCGGCGTCAGTCGAGCGCGCGGCCGTACGCCCGCAGGGTCCGCAGTGCCTCGATCGTCACGATGGGCCGCCACTCCAGAGCGGTGCCCGGCGCCCACTCGCGCCAGTGGATGGGCCAGCCGCCGTCCTCCCGCTGCTCGGCCGCGAGGTGGTCCAGCGAGCGCGCCATCTCCTCGTCCGTGAACCAGCGGCGGGCCAGCGACTCCGGCACGCGCGCGTAGTCGTGCGGAAAGTGGTGCTCGGCCGGGGCGTACCCGGGAGCGACCGGAAAGTCCTCGAGCCGGTCCGGATCGAGCACCGCGAGCCGCTGCTCGCGCACCAGCCGCCCGAGCCGGTCCGCCGCGGCCTCGGCCCGCGCGCGGTCCGGCACCCCGTCCAGGAAAGCGACCGCCGCCTCGATCTCGTACGGGTGCGACTTCTCCAGCGCGTCGACCGCCGCCCAGCAGAAGTCCGTCGCCCGGAAGAGCCAGGCGTGCCACACCTGGTTGCGGTGGAGCAGCCCGACCACCGGCCCCGTGGCCAGCAGCTCGCTGGGCGGGTCGTCGACGATCTGCACGAACGGCGCCACGGGATAGCCGCGCACCGACGGGTGCAGCGCGGGCAGGGCCCCCTCCTGCGTCGAGACCGCCGTCAGATAGCCGCAGATCCGCTCCGCCCGCCGACCGCTCACACGGCCCACGGAGTCCAGGACGCGCAGCGCGTGCGCGGTGTGCAGGGGCTGGCTGACGGGGCCGCGCAGATCGGGCTCCAGCGCGTGCCCGTAGCCCCCGTCGTCGTTCTGGTAGGCGGCGAGTGCGGTCTCCACCGGGTCGGCGCCGCCGCCGAGGAAGTGGTGTGCGAACCGCCGCTGCTCCAGCACGCGGGCCGTCAGCCAGACGAAGTGCTCGGCTCGGGCGAGCGGCGTGCGGGACGTGCGGACAGTCTCGGGTGATGTTCCGGATCCGGCCATGGTCCGACCGTAGGGCGCCGGGCGCCGCAGACAAGCCCGACGGCCCCGGCTGCACTCTCAGGGGCTGGATACTGGAGTCATGCGGTTGACGATTTTCTGGGAGCGGATGGCCGACCACTTCGGCGCCGGGTACGCGGACTCCTTCGCGCGCGACCATGTGATGGCCGAGCTGGGCGGTCGTACCGTGCACGAGGCGCTCGACGCGGGCTGGGAGGCCAAGGACGTCTGGCGGGCCGTGTGCACCGCCATGGACGTGCCCGCCCACAGGCGGTGACGATCCGGGGCTGAGGGCCCGCGCTGTCCGAGGCATGGGCGAGACTTGCTGCGTGGCACCGACTGACGAGAGCGACACCCAGACAGACCGCCGGGCCAGCCGCCCGGCCGGAAACGACCCCAGACCCGAGGCCGAAGGCCGCTCCGAGGCAGAGCCGCGTTCCGAGGGCGACGGCCGCCTGTCCGAGGACGGCCGCCTGTCCGAGGACGGCCGCCTGTCCGAGGACGGCCGCCTGTCCGCGACGGACGGCGGCGCCCACGCGCGCGTGGTCCCGCACGCGGCCGCGGGCGAGACCCCGGCCGCGCCCGGCGCGGCCGCGGGCGCCGGGGCCGCCGGGCCGCCACCCGTGCCCGGGACCGGCGGCGCCGTGCGCATGCCCCGGTGGCTGCCGCGCGCCATGGTGCTCGCCCTCGCCCTCTACGCCTGCTTCCAGCTCGGCAGCTGGGCCTTCCACCAGCTCATCGGGCTGCTGATCAACATCCTGATCTCGTTCTTCCTCGCCCTCGCGGTGGAGCCCGCCGTCAGCCGGATGTCCGCGCGCGGCATGCGCCGGGGCCTGGCCACCTTCATCGTCTTCTTCGCGGTGATCATCGCCTCGGCCGGGTTCATCGTGCTGCTCGGCTCGATGCTGGCGGGCCAGATCGTCGACATGGTCGAGCACTTCCCCAAGTACCTCGACTCGGTGATCAGCTGGATCAACCAGTCGTTCCACACCGACCTCTCCCGCGTCGAGGTCCAGGACAGCCTGCTCCACTCGGACTGGCTCCAGAAGTACGTGCAGAACAGCGCGAGCGGTGTCCTCGACGTCTCCGCCACCGTCCTGGGCGGCCTCTTCCGCGTACTGACGATCTTCCTCTTCTCGTTCTACTTCGCGGCCGACGGGCCCCGGCTGCGGCGCACGGTCTGCTCCATGCTGCCGCCCGCCCGCCAGGCAGAGGTGCTGCGCGCCTGGGAGATCGCGGTCGACAAGACCGGCGGCTACCTCTACTCGCGCGGCCTGATGGCGCTCATCTCCGGCGTCGCGCACTACATCCTGCTGCAGATCCTGGGCGTGCCCTACGCCCCGGTGCTCGCCGTCTGGGTGGGCCTGGTCTCCCAGTTCATCCCCACCATCGGCACGTATCTGGCGGGCGCGCTGCCGATGCTGATCGCCTTCACCGTCGATCCCTGGTACGCGGTGTGGGTCCTCGGGTTCGTCGTGATCTACCAGCAGTTCGAGAACTACATGCTCCAGCCCAAGCTCACCGCCAAGACGGTCGACATCCACCCGGCGGTCGCCTTCGGCTCGGTCATCGCGGGCACCGCGCTGATGGGCGCGGTCGGCGCGCTGATCGCGATCCCCGCCGTGGCGACGCTCCAGGCGTTCCTGGGCGCCTACGTGAAGCGCTACGACGTGACGGACGACCCGCGCGTGCACGGCAGGCGCGAGCGGACCGGAGACTCCGCCCTGGTGCGCGTACGGCGTGCGCTGAGCCGGGGCCGGACGGCGGAACCGGTCGCTCCGACGGGCGGCGACGGCGCCTGAGGCGACGGCCGGAGCCGCCCGGCCGCACCCTCGCCCGTGCCGCGTGGTGCGCTTGACACCAAAATCGAACATCCATTCAGATGGAAGCAGGGCCCTTTGTTCACTTGGGTTCCGCCGGGTTTCCGGTGGGGTTATCCACAGGCGGGAGGGACTCCGGGGCCCATTGTCAGTGGCAGGGGTTAGCGTCTTTGACGTGAAGCGATCGACTCAAGCAAACCGGGTGGAACCCATGGCAGGAACCGACCGCGAGAAGGCGCTGGACGCCGCGCTCGCACAGATTGAACGGCAATTCGGCAAGGGCGCGGTGATGCGCCTGGGCGAGCGGCCGAACGAGCCCATCGAGGTCATCCCCACCGGGTCGACCGCGCTCGACGTGGCGCTCGGCGTAGGCGGTCTGCCGCGCGGCCGCGTGGTGGAGGTCTACGGACCGGAGTCCTCCGGCAAGACGACCCTGACCCTGCACGCGGTGGCGAACGCGCAGAAGGCCGGCGGCCAGGTGGCCTTCGTGGACGCCGAGCACGCCCTGGACCCCGAGTACGCGAAGAAGCTCGGCGTCGACATCGACAACCTGATCCTGTCCCAGCCGGACAACGGCGAGCAGGCTCTGGAGATCGTCGACATGCTGGTCCG encodes the following:
- a CDS encoding AzlD domain-containing protein; protein product: MNVWIAIAATAVGCYLVKLLGLLVPAGALERPLVRRLAALLPVALLAALTAQQTFSSGQHLVLDARGAGLAAAAVALMLRAPFLVIVAAAVLVTAGVRAMGG
- a CDS encoding AI-2E family transporter; this encodes MPRWLPRAMVLALALYACFQLGSWAFHQLIGLLINILISFFLALAVEPAVSRMSARGMRRGLATFIVFFAVIIASAGFIVLLGSMLAGQIVDMVEHFPKYLDSVISWINQSFHTDLSRVEVQDSLLHSDWLQKYVQNSASGVLDVSATVLGGLFRVLTIFLFSFYFAADGPRLRRTVCSMLPPARQAEVLRAWEIAVDKTGGYLYSRGLMALISGVAHYILLQILGVPYAPVLAVWVGLVSQFIPTIGTYLAGALPMLIAFTVDPWYAVWVLGFVVIYQQFENYMLQPKLTAKTVDIHPAVAFGSVIAGTALMGAVGALIAIPAVATLQAFLGAYVKRYDVTDDPRVHGRRERTGDSALVRVRRALSRGRTAEPVAPTGGDGA
- a CDS encoding DUF3046 domain-containing protein, giving the protein MRLTIFWERMADHFGAGYADSFARDHVMAELGGRTVHEALDAGWEAKDVWRAVCTAMDVPAHRR